A window of the Ostrea edulis chromosome 1, xbOstEdul1.1, whole genome shotgun sequence genome harbors these coding sequences:
- the LOC125672632 gene encoding uncharacterized protein LOC125672632 isoform X2, with product MITTYLILISFFTICTESTDDCLDQEWPNCKANCRATEKKSCEPCEVGTFGKNCSEPCSAGYYGEKCYKMCNCTEGEVCDRRHGCVENRTDVIAGITTYKYVQVTSKDSLSTTAPKSKYFQTSNSPEGTGTRRSDEADAVSSRAVIITGSCLIVICILSVIAYLCYSKSRKAGLVRHRRKSDRSGNWTDGNISQNAGLGDDECIYSQVNSVHMQELPLPCLPSAALDPLYGHADDAIYNTLSLKLKLDNKVLDPECDHVPKPPDSVSVTQVHSVYEEPSPFVPSDLGLESNSLVKTTVSGYTDNYLQCVDIPSLKRNRNTSGIDISGENEETKHSECSKSENVGEEIKSFAFAVKSNTENHSFRGSLEEDAPGMVADNYYIISKVEVENHQSFSKP from the exons ATGATTACCACTTATTTGATACTAATCAGTTTCTTTACAATATGTACTGAAAGTACGGACGATTGTCTTGATCAGGAATG GCCAAACTGTAAAGCCAATTGCAGAGCTACAGAAAAAAAGAGTTGTGAAC CGTGCGAAGTCGGTACATTTGGTAAAAATTGTTCAGAGCCATGTTCAGCCGGCTATTACGGAGAGAAATGTTATAAAATGTGTAACTGTACAGAAGGAGAGGTTTGTGATAGACGGCACGGCTGTGTGGAGAACAGAACGGACGTCATCGCGGGGATAACTACGTACAAATACGTACAAGTAACATCAAAGGATTCTCTCAGTACAACTGCACCAAAGTCTAAATATTTCCAAACGTCAAACTCTCCTGAAG GAACAGGAACGCGAAGAAGTGACGAGGCTGATGCTGTGAGTAGCCGCGCGGTCATCATCACCGGAAGCTGCCTCATAGTCATCTGTATACTTTCAGTAATAGCGTATTTATGCTATTCAAAAAG CCGAAAAGCAGGATTAGTGCGACACAGAAGAA AGAGTGACAGATCTGGGAATTGGACAGACGGCAATATATCTCAGAATGCAGGTTTGGGGGATGATGAGTGCATATACAGTCAAGTGAATTCTGTACACATGCAGGAACTCCCACTTCCCTGCCTGCCGTCAGCTGCCCTAGACCCGCTCTATGGTCACGCAGATGATGCGATTTATAATACTCTTTCTCTCAAACTAAAACTTGACAACAAGGTCCTGGATCCTGAATGTGATCATGTACCAAAACCCCCTGATTCTGTGTCAGTTACACAAGTTCACAGTGTATACGAAGAGCCCAGTCCATTTGTTCCTTCTGACTTGGGTCTCGAGTCGAACTCTTTAGTGAAAACGACAGTTAGTGGATATACAGATAATTACCTTCAATGTGTGGATATACCATCGCTGAAGAGAAATCGGAACACCTCGGGGATTGACATTAGTGGAGAAAATGAGGAAACGAAACATTCTGAGTGCTCAAAAAGTGAAAACGTCGGTGAAGAAATAAAGTCCTTTGCATTTGCTGTAAAATCAAACACTGAAAATCACTCCTTTCGTGGTTCCCTCGAGGAAGACGCGCCTGGCATGGTTGCAgataattattatataatatCGAAAGTCGAAGTTGAGAATCACCAGTCATTTTCAAAACCCTAA
- the LOC125674321 gene encoding uncharacterized protein LOC125674321 isoform X1: MMGSPATVSVHTHTYTLPVSNPTPKPNVGGAVTKSLQVGHSLPKKTECLSQLPTPVNPAKLAQYLIGYDKTKTKYLLEGFRNGFHLEFEGKRGFQLSSNLKSSLENKEVVTKNIAKELKEGRIAGPFSELPFKSLKISPLGIVPKKSPNQFRMIHHLSYPTKQEGSVNAGISDDSAAVHYAGINDAVGFIKELGIDAFCCKTDIRSAFRILPVSPKDYELLGFMWEGKYYYDRCLPMGCRTSCKIFEEFSSAIEWIARNKLGMNAVVHILDDFLFIERSKFSCLQKFNEFLDVCGDIGIPLAADKTVLPTQVIEFVGIELDVRLRETRLPLDKIEKCTRLLHSFMSKDRCTIKEMQSLIGTLNFACSVILPGRAFLRRFINLLMNVSKHQKFITISRECKDDMSMWLAFLECYNGKTMFLDENFLSSNTLQLHTDAAQSKGFAGIYKTQWFYGSFPEDWKKLNIMTLEFYPIVIAVNLWGSRVSGAGTTYSTRTISGTRSSDASKLLEYIEQLTKAAIAPSTKATYNRAWRTLLSFCSKYGMSCELPLSTSLVALFVAHLFSDSFSPRSISTYLSALAYVHKVLNYQDPTQAFVIQKLVAGAYRLGNTFDIRLPITPHILNNLLSCIPQVIHEEYKRKMFRAMFLFAFYAFARIGEIVSSDGHTDDVIQLSDVTFTRGAEKFNQVNVCFRKFKHNSSGQPKYISFSHGPCQISAIDSLVQYLNVRKNNEGPLFILNGGLQLTRSVFNKTLQKCLLCCGLDSTRYKGHSFRIGAATVAAQNGCTDAQIRSVGRWHSNAFQKYIRSNNIPSNK, from the exons ATGATGGGAAGTCCTGCAACAGTCAGTGTACATACCCACACATATACTCTACCTGTTTCAAACCCCACCCCAAAACCCAATGTTGGAGGGGCCGTGACAAAAAGTCTGCAAGTGGGTCACAGCCTCCCAAAAAAGACTGAGTGTCTCTCCCAACTACCCACTCCTGTAAACCCTGCAAAACTAGCTCAATATTTAATTGGATATGACAAGACAAAAACTAAATATCTACTAGAGGGGTTTAGAAATGGTTTTCATCTAGAATTTGAAGGAAAAAGGGGGTTTCAGCTCAGTTCAAACCTTAAATCTTCTCTTGAAAATAAGGAGGTTGTTACTAAAAACATTGCTAAGGAATTAAAGGAAGGTCGCATAGCAGGTCCATTCTCTGAACTACCATTTAAGTCCTTAAAGATTTCTCCTCTAGGTATAGTACCTAAGAAATCACCTAATCAATTTAGAATGATACATCACTTGTCTTATCCCACGAAACAGGAAGGTTCAGTAAATGCAGGAATCTCTGATGACTCAGCTGCAGTCCACTATGCTGGAATCAATGATGCTGTAGGTTTTATTAAAGAACTTGGTATAGATGCATTTTGTTGCAAGACAGATATTCGGTCCGCATTTAGAATCCTTCCAGTATCTCCAAAGGACTATGAGCTATTAGGTTTTATGTGGGAGGGTAAATACTACTATGATAGATGTTTACCAATGGGTTGCAGAACTAGTTGcaagatttttgaagaatttagcTCAGCAATAGAATGGATTGCAAGAAATAAGTTAGGAATGAATGCTGTGGTTCACATATTAGATGATTTTCTGTTCATTGAAAGATCTAAATTTTCATGTCTCCAGAAATTCAACGAGTTTCTCGATGTTTGTGGGGATATTGGTATTCCACTTGCAGCAGATAAGACTGTGCTTCCTACGCAGGTTATTGAGTTTGTTGGAATTGAACTTGACGTTAGGCTCAGAGAAACTAGGTTACCTTTGGATAAGATTGAGAAATGCACACGGTTACTTCATTCATTTATGAGTAAGGATAGGTGTACGATTAAGGAAATGCAATCATTGATAGGTACGTTGAACTTCGCTTGCTCAGTCATTCTGCCAGGTCGTGCATTCCTCAGACGCTTTATCAATCTTTTGATGAATGTTTCAAAGCATCAAAAATTCATTACAATAAGTAGAGAATGTAAGGACGACATGTCTATGTGGCTAGCTTTTCTAGAGTGTTATAATGGAAAAACAATGTTTTTAGATGAAAACTTTCTGTCTAGCAACACTTTACAATTACATACCGATGCGGCACAGTCAAAGGGTTTTGCAGGAATTTATAAAACGCAATGGTTTTATGGTAGTTTCCCAGAAGACTGGAAGAAATTGAATATCATGACATTAGAGTTTTATCCGATAGTTATTGCAGTCAATTTGTGGG GTTCGAGAGTTTCAGGAGCTGGCACCACATACTCAACCAGAACCATCAGTGGTACCAGAAGCTCTGATGCCTCAAAACTTTTGGAATACATTGAGCAACTTACAAAAGCAGCCATAGCACCATCCACTAAGGCTACGTATAATAGAGCTTGGAGGACGCTACTGTCTTTTTGTAGTAAATATGGAATGTCTTGTGAACTACCCCTGAGCACTTCGCTGGTGGCTCTCTTTGTAGCTCATCTTTTCTCCGACTCTTTTTCCCCTAGGTCCATTTCAACATATTTATCAGCCCTTGCTTATGTTCACAAAGTGCTAAATTACCAAGACCCAACGCAAGCATTTGTTATACAGAAATTAGTTGCAGGGGCATATCGTTTGGGCAATACCTTTGATATACGTTTACCCATCACACCTCATATTTTAAACAATCTGCTTTCGTGTATACCACAAGTCATTCATGAGgaatacaaaagaaaaatgtttcgAGCTATGTTCTTATTTGCATTTTATGCATTTGCACGCATTGGGGAAATAGTAAGTTCAGATGGACATACAGATGATGTCATTCAGCTTTCAGATGTTACTTTCACTCGGGGGGCAGAAAAATTTAATCAGGTCAATGTCTGCTTTAGGAAGTTTAAACATAATTCTTCAGGTCAGCCTAAGTACATTTCATTCTCACATGGACCATGCCAAATTTCTGCCATCGATTCCCTTGTTCAGTATTTGAATGTTAGGAAAAACAATGAAGGTCcacttttcattttaaatgggGGTTTACAGCTGACAAGGAGTGTATTTAATAAGACCCTACAAAAATGTTTGCTTTGCTGTGGCTTGGATAGTACACGTTACAAAGGTCACAGTTTTAGGATAGGTGCTGCTACGGTGGCTGCACAGAATGGTTGCACAGATGCGCAAATTAGATCAGTGGGACGCTGGCATTCAAATGCATTTCAGAAATATATCCGATCAAATAACATACCTAGCAATAAGTAA
- the LOC125674321 gene encoding uncharacterized protein LOC125674321 isoform X4, translating into MAKVLVVGHSFIRRLERSLGQIEGCINNLGLDSSLCTVYFYGISGGKLDTLEVDSLLFEKLRAYRPDIIVIQLGGNDMSIKAVRPEVFACRLVDWVQSLTEQFCFIKNIVVWELFIRTKPRQVSVELYEFKRGIVNQMLKDMLEDHPNLTFWRHLRLMQSPLAILSGDGVHLSVIGTKKFYRSLRLAVLHAIRS; encoded by the exons atgGCGAAAGTTTTAGTGGTTGGCCACAGTTTCATACGTCGTCTCGAACGATCATTGGGGCAAATTGAAGGATGTATCAATAATTTGGGATTAGATTCATctttatgtacagtgtatttctATGGAATTAGCGGTGGAAAGTTAGATACACTGGAAGTTGACTCTTTGTTATTTGAGAAGCTACGGGCATACAGACCGGACATTATCGTGATTCAGCTAGGTGGGAATGATATGTCCATTAAAGCAGTCAGACCAGAAGTCTTTGCATGCAGACTAGTAGACTGGGTTCAATCTTTGACTGAACAATTTTGCTTCATAAAAAACATTGTGGTTTGGGAACTTTTTATTCGCACTAAACCAAGACAGGTTAGTGTTGAATTATACGAGTTTAAGCGAGGCATTGTGAATCAAATGTTAAAGGACATGTTGGAAGACCATCCTAACCTCACATTTTGGCGTCATTTGCGGCTGATGCAAAGTCCCTTGGCTATTTTAAGTGGGGACGGTGTTCACCTCTCTGTGATAGGGACAAAGAAGTTTTATAGGAGCCTTAGATTAGCCGTTCTTCATGCTATACg ATCTTAA
- the LOC125672632 gene encoding uncharacterized protein LOC125672632 isoform X3: protein MCNCTEGEVCDRRHGCVENRTDVIAGITTYKYVQVTSKDSLSTTAPKSKYFQTSNSPEGTGTRRSDEADAVSSRAVIITGSCLIVICILSVIAYLCYSKSRKAGLVRHRRKSDRSGNWTDGNISQNAGLGDDECIYSQVNSVHMQELPLPCLPSAALDPLYGHADDAIYNTLSLKLKLDNKVLDPECDHVPKPPDSVSVTQVHSVYEEPSPFVPSDLGLESNSLVKTTVSGYTDNYLQCVDIPSLKRNRNTSGIDISGENEETKHSECSKSENVGEEIKSFAFAVKSNTENHSFRGSLEEDAPGMVADNYYIISKVEVENHQSFSKP, encoded by the exons ATGTGTAACTGTACAGAAGGAGAGGTTTGTGATAGACGGCACGGCTGTGTGGAGAACAGAACGGACGTCATCGCGGGGATAACTACGTACAAATACGTACAAGTAACATCAAAGGATTCTCTCAGTACAACTGCACCAAAGTCTAAATATTTCCAAACGTCAAACTCTCCTGAAG GAACAGGAACGCGAAGAAGTGACGAGGCTGATGCTGTGAGTAGCCGCGCGGTCATCATCACCGGAAGCTGCCTCATAGTCATCTGTATACTTTCAGTAATAGCGTATTTATGCTATTCAAAAAG CCGAAAAGCAGGATTAGTGCGACACAGAAGAA AGAGTGACAGATCTGGGAATTGGACAGACGGCAATATATCTCAGAATGCAGGTTTGGGGGATGATGAGTGCATATACAGTCAAGTGAATTCTGTACACATGCAGGAACTCCCACTTCCCTGCCTGCCGTCAGCTGCCCTAGACCCGCTCTATGGTCACGCAGATGATGCGATTTATAATACTCTTTCTCTCAAACTAAAACTTGACAACAAGGTCCTGGATCCTGAATGTGATCATGTACCAAAACCCCCTGATTCTGTGTCAGTTACACAAGTTCACAGTGTATACGAAGAGCCCAGTCCATTTGTTCCTTCTGACTTGGGTCTCGAGTCGAACTCTTTAGTGAAAACGACAGTTAGTGGATATACAGATAATTACCTTCAATGTGTGGATATACCATCGCTGAAGAGAAATCGGAACACCTCGGGGATTGACATTAGTGGAGAAAATGAGGAAACGAAACATTCTGAGTGCTCAAAAAGTGAAAACGTCGGTGAAGAAATAAAGTCCTTTGCATTTGCTGTAAAATCAAACACTGAAAATCACTCCTTTCGTGGTTCCCTCGAGGAAGACGCGCCTGGCATGGTTGCAgataattattatataatatCGAAAGTCGAAGTTGAGAATCACCAGTCATTTTCAAAACCCTAA
- the LOC125672632 gene encoding uncharacterized protein LOC125672632 isoform X1, producing the protein MAKSTREQMTCETPSNNTSEAVMRNKRTKKPNCKANCRATEKKSCEPCEVGTFGKNCSEPCSAGYYGEKCYKMCNCTEGEVCDRRHGCVENRTDVIAGITTYKYVQVTSKDSLSTTAPKSKYFQTSNSPEGTGTRRSDEADAVSSRAVIITGSCLIVICILSVIAYLCYSKSRKAGLVRHRRKSDRSGNWTDGNISQNAGLGDDECIYSQVNSVHMQELPLPCLPSAALDPLYGHADDAIYNTLSLKLKLDNKVLDPECDHVPKPPDSVSVTQVHSVYEEPSPFVPSDLGLESNSLVKTTVSGYTDNYLQCVDIPSLKRNRNTSGIDISGENEETKHSECSKSENVGEEIKSFAFAVKSNTENHSFRGSLEEDAPGMVADNYYIISKVEVENHQSFSKP; encoded by the exons ATGGCCAAATCAACTCGGGAGCAAATGACTTGCGAGACACCATCTAACAATACAAGTGAAGCAGTTATGAGGAACAAAAGGACTAAAAA GCCAAACTGTAAAGCCAATTGCAGAGCTACAGAAAAAAAGAGTTGTGAAC CGTGCGAAGTCGGTACATTTGGTAAAAATTGTTCAGAGCCATGTTCAGCCGGCTATTACGGAGAGAAATGTTATAAAATGTGTAACTGTACAGAAGGAGAGGTTTGTGATAGACGGCACGGCTGTGTGGAGAACAGAACGGACGTCATCGCGGGGATAACTACGTACAAATACGTACAAGTAACATCAAAGGATTCTCTCAGTACAACTGCACCAAAGTCTAAATATTTCCAAACGTCAAACTCTCCTGAAG GAACAGGAACGCGAAGAAGTGACGAGGCTGATGCTGTGAGTAGCCGCGCGGTCATCATCACCGGAAGCTGCCTCATAGTCATCTGTATACTTTCAGTAATAGCGTATTTATGCTATTCAAAAAG CCGAAAAGCAGGATTAGTGCGACACAGAAGAA AGAGTGACAGATCTGGGAATTGGACAGACGGCAATATATCTCAGAATGCAGGTTTGGGGGATGATGAGTGCATATACAGTCAAGTGAATTCTGTACACATGCAGGAACTCCCACTTCCCTGCCTGCCGTCAGCTGCCCTAGACCCGCTCTATGGTCACGCAGATGATGCGATTTATAATACTCTTTCTCTCAAACTAAAACTTGACAACAAGGTCCTGGATCCTGAATGTGATCATGTACCAAAACCCCCTGATTCTGTGTCAGTTACACAAGTTCACAGTGTATACGAAGAGCCCAGTCCATTTGTTCCTTCTGACTTGGGTCTCGAGTCGAACTCTTTAGTGAAAACGACAGTTAGTGGATATACAGATAATTACCTTCAATGTGTGGATATACCATCGCTGAAGAGAAATCGGAACACCTCGGGGATTGACATTAGTGGAGAAAATGAGGAAACGAAACATTCTGAGTGCTCAAAAAGTGAAAACGTCGGTGAAGAAATAAAGTCCTTTGCATTTGCTGTAAAATCAAACACTGAAAATCACTCCTTTCGTGGTTCCCTCGAGGAAGACGCGCCTGGCATGGTTGCAgataattattatataatatCGAAAGTCGAAGTTGAGAATCACCAGTCATTTTCAAAACCCTAA
- the LOC125674321 gene encoding uncharacterized protein LOC125674321 isoform X2, translating into MGPKKKSAGTEPPAKRRRTAQNGNATNILSASDTTNSDIIQSLTKNITSNIMAELQKVGVLPTQNPQVEQAGGPDQDKQQRFERNTSGTMLQGEQIPASAVLDLERQLPNTQGSRVSGAGTTYSTRTISGTRSSDASKLLEYIEQLTKAAIAPSTKATYNRAWRTLLSFCSKYGMSCELPLSTSLVALFVAHLFSDSFSPRSISTYLSALAYVHKVLNYQDPTQAFVIQKLVAGAYRLGNTFDIRLPITPHILNNLLSCIPQVIHEEYKRKMFRAMFLFAFYAFARIGEIVSSDGHTDDVIQLSDVTFTRGAEKFNQVNVCFRKFKHNSSGQPKYISFSHGPCQISAIDSLVQYLNVRKNNEGPLFILNGGLQLTRSVFNKTLQKCLLCCGLDSTRYKGHSFRIGAATVAAQNGCTDAQIRSVGRWHSNAFQKYIRSNNIPSNK; encoded by the exons ATGGGCCCAAAGAAGAAGTCCGCTGGCACTGAGCCTCCAGCTAAGCGGAGAAGGACTGCGCAAAATGGCAATGCTACAAACATTCTAAGTGCAAGTGACACTACAAATAGTGATATAATTCAATCCTTAACTAAAAACATTACAAGTAATATTATGGCAGAATTACAGAAGGTCGGAGTTCTTCCTACACAGAATCCACAAGTGGAGCAAGCAGGAGGTCCAGATCAAGACAAGCAGCAACGATTTGAAAGAAATACCAGTGGTACAATGCTGCAAGGTGAACAGATACCTGCATCAGCAGTTTTGGATTTGGAAAGACAGCTACCAAATACACAGG GTTCGAGAGTTTCAGGAGCTGGCACCACATACTCAACCAGAACCATCAGTGGTACCAGAAGCTCTGATGCCTCAAAACTTTTGGAATACATTGAGCAACTTACAAAAGCAGCCATAGCACCATCCACTAAGGCTACGTATAATAGAGCTTGGAGGACGCTACTGTCTTTTTGTAGTAAATATGGAATGTCTTGTGAACTACCCCTGAGCACTTCGCTGGTGGCTCTCTTTGTAGCTCATCTTTTCTCCGACTCTTTTTCCCCTAGGTCCATTTCAACATATTTATCAGCCCTTGCTTATGTTCACAAAGTGCTAAATTACCAAGACCCAACGCAAGCATTTGTTATACAGAAATTAGTTGCAGGGGCATATCGTTTGGGCAATACCTTTGATATACGTTTACCCATCACACCTCATATTTTAAACAATCTGCTTTCGTGTATACCACAAGTCATTCATGAGgaatacaaaagaaaaatgtttcgAGCTATGTTCTTATTTGCATTTTATGCATTTGCACGCATTGGGGAAATAGTAAGTTCAGATGGACATACAGATGATGTCATTCAGCTTTCAGATGTTACTTTCACTCGGGGGGCAGAAAAATTTAATCAGGTCAATGTCTGCTTTAGGAAGTTTAAACATAATTCTTCAGGTCAGCCTAAGTACATTTCATTCTCACATGGACCATGCCAAATTTCTGCCATCGATTCCCTTGTTCAGTATTTGAATGTTAGGAAAAACAATGAAGGTCcacttttcattttaaatgggGGTTTACAGCTGACAAGGAGTGTATTTAATAAGACCCTACAAAAATGTTTGCTTTGCTGTGGCTTGGATAGTACACGTTACAAAGGTCACAGTTTTAGGATAGGTGCTGCTACGGTGGCTGCACAGAATGGTTGCACAGATGCGCAAATTAGATCAGTGGGACGCTGGCATTCAAATGCATTTCAGAAATATATCCGATCAAATAACATACCTAGCAATAAGTAA
- the LOC125674321 gene encoding uncharacterized protein LOC125674321 isoform X3, with product MAKVLVVGHSFIRRLERSLGQIEGCINNLGLDSSLCTVYFYGISGGKLDTLEVDSLLFEKLRAYRPDIIVIQLGGNDMSIKAVRPEVFACRLVDWVQSLTEQFCFIKNIVVWELFIRTKPRQVSVELYEFKRGIVNQMLKDMLEDHPNLTFWRHLRLMQSPLAILSGDGVHLSVIGTKKFYRSLRLAVLHAIRFKPCKRL from the exons atgGCGAAAGTTTTAGTGGTTGGCCACAGTTTCATACGTCGTCTCGAACGATCATTGGGGCAAATTGAAGGATGTATCAATAATTTGGGATTAGATTCATctttatgtacagtgtatttctATGGAATTAGCGGTGGAAAGTTAGATACACTGGAAGTTGACTCTTTGTTATTTGAGAAGCTACGGGCATACAGACCGGACATTATCGTGATTCAGCTAGGTGGGAATGATATGTCCATTAAAGCAGTCAGACCAGAAGTCTTTGCATGCAGACTAGTAGACTGGGTTCAATCTTTGACTGAACAATTTTGCTTCATAAAAAACATTGTGGTTTGGGAACTTTTTATTCGCACTAAACCAAGACAGGTTAGTGTTGAATTATACGAGTTTAAGCGAGGCATTGTGAATCAAATGTTAAAGGACATGTTGGAAGACCATCCTAACCTCACATTTTGGCGTCATTTGCGGCTGATGCAAAGTCCCTTGGCTATTTTAAGTGGGGACGGTGTTCACCTCTCTGTGATAGGGACAAAGAAGTTTTATAGGAGCCTTAGATTAGCCGTTCTTCATGCTATACg ATTTAAGCCTTGTAAGAGGTTGTAG